The window CGGACGAGCGGGCGGGTGCTCTGATGTGCATGTGGGGCGAGGGCGACCCGTCCCAGCCGGTCTCGGAGAAGCAGCTCTACGGCTGGGTGACCGTCGTTCCCGGCGTCACCCGCGAAGGGTTCGAGGACTTCCGGGCGGGCATCGACGTCGGTGGGTTCGATGAGCCGCTCGGCTCCGAACCGGACACATACTCCATGTGCCCGCAGAACGCCTTCCAGTTCTGCGGTTTCTTCGCGCTGACCCGCGATTACGGGGTCAAGGCCGGCGTCTGGGACTACGGCGCGGCGACGTACGACACGCAGTCGGCGTGGGTCGAGGCGGTCTCCGCCGCGGCGCTGCCCGCGGTGCGCGCCCTCCCCGCCCGGCGCCGCTCTGGCAGCCCGCGGGACGCACACTGCGCGGGGCGCAGGACTGCGACGGCCTGATCACCGCGGCCGACCTCGGCGGCGTGATCGGGACGGAGGTGTCCGAGGTCCGCGCCGACGGGGGTGAGGATGCGCTGTCGACCCTGGGGATCAACAGTGTCGTCCATTCGTACTGGTGCGCCTGGACGACGCAGGATTCCTCCGGACTCTCCGTCGCGGTCCTCCCGGGCGGAGCGGTCTACGCGCAGAAGACGCGACCCGCCGGTGCGGTCGACGTGACGGGCGTCGGCGACTCGGCCTACCGCTCCGGGACCACGCTGGATGTGATCGCGGCGGGCGGCTGGGTTCAGGTGGAGGGCGACGGCGCGAACGACGAGGAGCAGGTGACGATCGCGAAACGGGTGCTCGCGAACGTCGGCTTCACCGGCTGACGGGCGCTAGGCTCGCCGCGTGAGCACCGTGAACCCCGGGACCGCGGCGGGCCGCGTCGCCGCCGCGCCGGCCACTCCTGCCAATTTGCCGCTGCGCAAGCGGCCGGTCGACATCTTCTTCATCGTCATGTTCTCGCTGTTCATCGTGACGTGCATCATCAGCGACGCCATCCCGACGCTCGGCATCCCGCAGACGGCCACGACGACGAACATCCTGGCGCAGTGGAACTACACGTACTCATCCCAGTACGACCCGCTGTACATGCACGAGCCGCTCTGGCTGCGCTTCATCACCGGGACGAGCGCGTTCGTCTACCTGCCGTTCTACGTGCTGCTGATCGTCTGCCTGGTGAAGGGCTACAACTGGATCCAGCTGTTCGCCGTGATCTACGCCACGATGATCATCAGCCTCACCGCCATCCCGATCTTCGGGGTGGAGTTCTTCGGCCCGGTCGGCGATCGCACGCCCAACCCGGTCGTGTTCCTGCTGTACAACGGGCCGTACGTGCTCGTCCCGCTCCTGCTGCTCATCCGGATGCGGAAGCCGTTGCCGTTCACGAGGAGGTTCTGATGCCGCTGCTGGAAGACCTGACCGTCTACGAGGACGGCGACCGCTACGACGTGTACGACCACTCGTACCCGGACGAGGATGCGGAGCTCGGCCGCGGCCGCCTGCTTGGCGCGGTCACGGTGACCACCGAGGGGGAGTACGTGCCGACGGGTGACGGGGCGGTGTACGAGTACATCGCGCCGGCGCGCACGCTGGACGAGGCGCTCGCCGCGTTCGTCGGATCCGCCTAGGCCGTGTGCTTGGCGCCCAGCTCGAGCAGCCCGACGCCGCCGATCACCAGGACGAGGCCGGCGATCTGCACCCAGGTGAGCGACTCCTTGAAGAACACCCAGGAGATGATCGCGATCGCCGCGACGCCGACGGCGGACCAGATCGCGTAGGCGATCCCGAGCGGCACGCCGCGCCCCAGGGCGAGCGACAGCGCGAAGAACGACGCCACGTAGCCCACGACGACGATGACGAACGCCCACCACTTGGCGTTCTCGCCCGCGGTGAACTTGAGGAACGTGGTCGCGACGACCTCGGTCGCGATGGCGACCGCAAGAAAGACATAGCCCAGCACCTGACACACGCTAGCGGTCCGCTATGAGTTCACCGGGCGTTCCGTTCCGGGAGGCCGGAGCGTCGTAGCGTGAGGGCACCGACATCGTCGAACGGAGCGGGCACCGCTCCGGGCGAGTGAGGCCGATGGCATCAAACCGTGGCCGGGGGCGCACAGCTCCCGGCCACGTCCATGCCCAGGTGCTCATCGACATCTCCGAAGCTGGCCACCGCCTCGGATAGCCTGAGCGCATGGCCGACCTCCACGAGCTGACCGCCCTCGAACTCTGGCAGGAACTCCAGACGGGACGCGTGTCGCCCCGCGAGCTCGCCTCCCACTACCTGGACCGCGTCGAACGCCTGAACCCGCAGCTGGGCGCCTTCATCACGGTCACGCGCGACGCGGCGCTGCGGCGCGCGGACGAGGTGGCCGAGCGCGTGCCGCGGACCGCTCCGCTGTGGGGGCTGCCCTCGGGCGACAAGGACCTGTGGATGCGCGCGGGCGTGCCCACCGGGTTCGGGTCGCGGGCCATGGCCGACTTCGTGCCGGAGACCAGCGACGAGATCGTCGAGACGCTGGATGCGGCGGGCGCCGTCAGCCTCGGCAAGACCAACGCTCCGGAGTTCGGGCTGCCGGCGTACACGGAGTCGCTCGCGGCGCCGCCCGCGCGCAACCCCTGGAACCCGGAACTCGGCGCCGGAGGCTCCAGCGGGGGAGCGGCGGCCGCCGTCGCGTCCGGCATGCTCCCGTTCGCCCCCGGGTCCGACGGCGGCGGTTCCGTCCGCATCCCGGCCGCCGCGTGCGGTCTGGTCGGGCTGAAGCCGTCGCGCGGGCTGGTGCCCGCCGGGAGCGGCATCGCCTCGCTGGCCGGCCTCGTGGTCGACGGTCCGATCGCGCGGACGACGACGGACGCCGCCCTGCTGCTCGACGGGATGATCGCGAAACGGTCCGACGGCGCCATCGACCACCACTACACGCTCCGCGCGCCGTACGACGACGACGGGCCGTTCCTCGGCACGGCCGTGCGCGGCGAGGGCCGGTTCCAGCTGGGCGTGATGACGTCCTCCGCCTGGGACGGCGCCTACGACATCACGATCGCGCCCGAGGCGATGGATGCGCTGGTCACGGCGGCCGAGGCGTTCGACTCGATGGGTCACGGGCTGGAGGACGCGGAGCTCGAGCCGGACGACACCTACGCCCCGGCGTTCCGCACGATCTGGCAGGCGGGCGCCGCGCGCATCCCGGCAGAGGGCGAGGTGCTCGACCTGCTCGAACCGCTGACCGCGTGGCTGGTCGAACGCGGCCGCGCCCTCAGCGCCCGGGAGCTCAGCGAGGCGCTGGCGGCGCTGACCGCCTACGAGCGCTCGTTCATCCGGCAGTTGTCGTCGTTCGACGCCGTGCTGACGCCCGCGATGGCGATGACCCCGCGGCCGGTCGGCTGGTACGACCAGGAGGACGGCGAGCGCAATTTCGCCCAGCAGGTGCAGTACACCCCCTTCACGTCGATGTTGAACGTGACCGGGCTGCCCGCCGTCGTGCTGCCGATCTCGCAGACGGCGGAGGGTCTGCCGATGGGCGTGCAGCTGATCGGACGGCCGGGCGGCGAGCGGACGCTGCTGTCGCTGGCGACCCAGCTGGAGCACCGGGTTCGGTGGCAGGAACGCCGTCCGCCGGTCTGGTGAATCCCGCATCCACCATCGCGCAGTGCGCCGCTAGCATGCCCGTGTGAGCGATCCGGCGACGTTCGGTCCCGCGCTCGACGAGGCCGTCGCGCTCGCCGGGCGGTGGCTCGGCGGCACCCGCGACGAGCGCATCCCGCCGACCGCCGACATCGATGCGGTGAAGGATGCGCTGGGGCGCGAGCTGCCCGACCGCGGCCCCTTGGCGCCGGAGGTGCTGCAGCGCATGGCCGAGGCGATCGAGCCGGGGCTGATGCGGATCGGGTCGCCGCGCTTCCACGGCTGGGTGATGGGCGGCGCGCAGCCCGTGTCGCTCGGGGCCGACTGGCTCGTCTCCGCGTGGGACCAGAACACCGGGCTCCGCACCGTGACCCCGGGGGTCGTCGCCGCGGAGGAACTGGCCGCGGCCTGGCTCACGGACCTGCTCGGGCTGCCACCCTCCGCGGAGGTCGGCTTCGTGACGGGCGCCACCGTCGCCAGCCTGGTCGGGCTGGTGGCGGCGAGGGATGAGGTGCTGCGGCGTGCGGGCTGGGACGCCGCCGAACGCGGCCTCGCCGGCGGTCCCCGCATCCGGTTCTTCGTCGGCGCGGAGCGGCACGGCTCCGTCGACAGCTCGGGGCTGGTCGCCGGCCTCGGCCGAGGGCAGGTCGTGGAGGCGGACGACCAGGGCAGGATGCGCGCGGACGCCCTGCGCGCGGCGCTCGCCGAGGGCAGCGGCCCGGCGATCGTCTGCCTGCAGGCGGGGAACATCCACTCGGGCGCCTTCGACCCGCTCGGCGAGCTCACCGACATCGCGCACGAGGCGGGCGCGTGGGTGCATGTCGACGGCGCCTTCGGGCTGTGGGCCGAGGCCGCGCCGGGCCTGCGCCATCTGACCGCCGGGCTCGAGCGCGCCGACTCGTGGGCGACGGATGCGCACAAGACGCTGAACGTGCCGTACGACTGCGGGATCGCAGCGGTGGCCGACCCGGAGGCGCTGCACCGCGCGGTTGCGCAGCACGCCGCGTACCTGGCGTCATCGGACGACGTCGCCGACCCGGCGGACCGCGTGCTGGAGCTCTCCCGCCGCGCGCGCGGTGTGCCGGTTTATGCCACGCTCGCCCAGCTCGGGCGCGACGGCGTGGCGGGCCTCGTGCAGCAGCTGGCCGACTCGGCGCAGGTGATCGCCGAGGGCATCCCCGGGATCCCGGGGGCCGAGGTGCTCAACGACGTCGTATACACGCAGGTCTGCGCGGCGTTCGGGGCCGACGAGCGCACCCGGGCGGTCGGCGCCGCGCTGCTCGCCGACGGCCAGGCGCTGGCCTCGCCGTCGGTGTGGCACGGACGGGCCGTCCTGCGGTTCTCGGTGAGCAACTGGCTGACCGACGCGGAGGAGGCGGGCCGGACCGTCGCCGCCGTCCGCCGCGCGGTCGACGCCGCCGGCTGACCGGGGCGGATCAGCGACCTGCCGCGTACCCCTGCATCCCCCGCGGGTTCGCCGCGGCCGAGAGCAGGCCGGTCTCCGGGTCGCGTCCGACCGAGCTCAGCCGCCCCAGGGTCCAGTCGCCGGCGCGCGTGACGCGGTGGCCACGTGCCTCCAGCCCCGCGATCACCTCGTCGCCGAGGCGGCCCTCCACGACCGCTCCCGCGGGCTCCCAGGTGCGCGGCCAGAACGACTCGGCGATCGAGGTCGTGTGCAGCGCCGGCGCGTCGATCGCCTGCTGCGGTGTGTAGCCGCCGACCAGCGTGCGCAGCAGGTAGAGCAGCTGCCACTGGTCCTGCTGGTCGCCGCCCGGCGAGCCGAGCGCGGTCACGGGGATGCCGTCGCGCAGCACCAGCGTGGGCGTGAGCGTCGTGCGCGGCCGCTTACCGGGCTCGAGCGTGGCGGCGGAGCCCTCCTCGAGCCAGGTCATCTGCAGGCGCGTGCCCAGGCAGAAGCCGAGCTCCGGGATGGTCGGCGAGGACTGCAGCCAGCCTCCGGACGGCGTGGCCGAGACGATGTTGCCCCACCGGTCCACCACGTCGATGTGGCAGGTGTCGCCGCGCGTCTCGCCGGAGCGCGAGACCGTCGGCTCGCCGACGCCCTCGCTCGCGACGCCGCTCGGAGGCGTGTACTCGGTGCGCAGCGGCGGCCGGAACGGCTCGACGCCCGGGACACGACCGGGCCGGAACTCGGCCGACGCTGTCTCGCCGATCAGCGCGCGTCGCTCGCCGGCGTAGCCGGGGGAGAGCAGCGTCTCGACCGGCACCCGGTCGTCGCCGAAGTAGGCGTCGCGATCCGCGTAGGCGAGCTTCTGGGCTTCCAGGATGGTGTGCGCGCCGAGCTCCGTGGACGGGTCGAGCCGCTCGTCGTCGAAGCCGTCCAGGATGGCCAGCGTCGCCAGCAGCGCCGGCCCCTGACCCCAGGCGCCCGTCTTGGCGATGGTCGCGCCGCGGAAGTCGAGCGTGACCGCGTCCTCGTAGTGCGCCCGGTACGCGGCGAAGTCCGGCTCGGCGATGACGCCGGCGTGGTCGGCCCCGTCGGAGTGCCGGTGCGGCGTCCGGGCGAAGGCGGCCGCCGCCCGGGCGACGGTCCCGGTCGCCCACTCGGTGCGCGCCGCCTCGATGCGGTCCTCGCGGCTGCCGTCCGCGGAGCCCGCGGCGATCAGCCCGCGCAGCACCCGCGCGTACGCCGGGTCGACGACCAGCTCGCCGGGCTCCGGGATGCGGCCGCCCGGCATCCACCGCTCGGCGGAGGTCGGCCAGTGCTCGGTGAACAGCGGGGCGACGGCCCGGATGGTCGCGCACACGCGCTCCAGCACCGGATGGCCCTGCTCGGCGTACTCGATGGCGAACGCCAGCACGTCCGCCAGCTCCCACGTGCCGTGGTCCTTCAGCAGCAGCAGCCACGCATCCACCGCGCCGGGCACCGCCGCCGCGAGGGCGCCGGACCCGGGGACCAGCTCCAGGCCCTCGGCCAGGTAATGCTCGCGTGTGGCGCCCGCGGGCGCCGGTCCCTGGCCGGAGAGCACGACCGGCGTCGGGTCGTCCGCCGTGGCGAACAGCGCGACCAGGTCGCCGCCCGGGCCGTTGAGGTGCGGTTCGACGACGTGCAGCACGAACGCGCCGGCCGTCGCCGCGTCGAACGCGTTCCCGCCGCGCTCCAGCACCGCCTGGGCGGCCGCGGTCGCCAGCCAATGCGTCGAGGCGGACATCCCGAACCGGCCCTGCAGGGTGGGGCGCGTGGTGAAGGCGGGAGGCGCGGTGAAGGCCATGGTCAGCCGACGGGACCCGTGTACTTCTCGCCCGGGCCCTTGCCGATCTCGTCGGGGATCGCGGACGCCTCGCGGAAGGCCAGCTGGAGCGACCGCAGGCCGTCGCGCAGGCTGCGCGCGTGCTGGTCGCCGACGTGCTGCGCGCTCGCGGTGACGAGGCCGGCGAGGGCGTCGATCAGCTTGCGCGCCTCATCCAGATCGGTCTGGTGCTCCGGGTCGTCGGCCAGGCCGCACTTCACGGCGGCCGCGCTCA is drawn from Leifsonia shinshuensis and contains these coding sequences:
- a CDS encoding multidrug efflux SMR transporter — translated: MLGYVFLAVAIATEVVATTFLKFTAGENAKWWAFVIVVVGYVASFFALSLALGRGVPLGIAYAIWSAVGVAAIAIISWVFFKESLTWVQIAGLVLVIGGVGLLELGAKHTA
- a CDS encoding gamma-glutamyltransferase gives rise to the protein MAFTAPPAFTTRPTLQGRFGMSASTHWLATAAAQAVLERGGNAFDAATAGAFVLHVVEPHLNGPGGDLVALFATADDPTPVVLSGQGPAPAGATREHYLAEGLELVPGSGALAAAVPGAVDAWLLLLKDHGTWELADVLAFAIEYAEQGHPVLERVCATIRAVAPLFTEHWPTSAERWMPGGRIPEPGELVVDPAYARVLRGLIAAGSADGSREDRIEAARTEWATGTVARAAAAFARTPHRHSDGADHAGVIAEPDFAAYRAHYEDAVTLDFRGATIAKTGAWGQGPALLATLAILDGFDDERLDPSTELGAHTILEAQKLAYADRDAYFGDDRVPVETLLSPGYAGERRALIGETASAEFRPGRVPGVEPFRPPLRTEYTPPSGVASEGVGEPTVSRSGETRGDTCHIDVVDRWGNIVSATPSGGWLQSSPTIPELGFCLGTRLQMTWLEEGSAATLEPGKRPRTTLTPTLVLRDGIPVTALGSPGGDQQDQWQLLYLLRTLVGGYTPQQAIDAPALHTTSIAESFWPRTWEPAGAVVEGRLGDEVIAGLEARGHRVTRAGDWTLGRLSSVGRDPETGLLSAAANPRGMQGYAAGR
- a CDS encoding DUF1844 domain-containing protein; its protein translation is MSDTSFTFDESGSDQDDVAEATRDIAEVPAVEVITTTAVHLMSAAAVKCGLADDPEHQTDLDEARKLIDALAGLVTASAQHVGDQHARSLRDGLRSLQLAFREASAIPDEIGKGPGEKYTGPVG
- a CDS encoding DUF2781 domain-containing protein, producing MSTVNPGTAAGRVAAAPATPANLPLRKRPVDIFFIVMFSLFIVTCIISDAIPTLGIPQTATTTNILAQWNYTYSSQYDPLYMHEPLWLRFITGTSAFVYLPFYVLLIVCLVKGYNWIQLFAVIYATMIISLTAIPIFGVEFFGPVGDRTPNPVVFLLYNGPYVLVPLLLLIRMRKPLPFTRRF
- a CDS encoding aminotransferase class V-fold PLP-dependent enzyme, with the translated sequence MSDPATFGPALDEAVALAGRWLGGTRDERIPPTADIDAVKDALGRELPDRGPLAPEVLQRMAEAIEPGLMRIGSPRFHGWVMGGAQPVSLGADWLVSAWDQNTGLRTVTPGVVAAEELAAAWLTDLLGLPPSAEVGFVTGATVASLVGLVAARDEVLRRAGWDAAERGLAGGPRIRFFVGAERHGSVDSSGLVAGLGRGQVVEADDQGRMRADALRAALAEGSGPAIVCLQAGNIHSGAFDPLGELTDIAHEAGAWVHVDGAFGLWAEAAPGLRHLTAGLERADSWATDAHKTLNVPYDCGIAAVADPEALHRAVAQHAAYLASSDDVADPADRVLELSRRARGVPVYATLAQLGRDGVAGLVQQLADSAQVIAEGIPGIPGAEVLNDVVYTQVCAAFGADERTRAVGAALLADGQALASPSVWHGRAVLRFSVSNWLTDAEEAGRTVAAVRRAVDAAG
- a CDS encoding amidase translates to MADLHELTALELWQELQTGRVSPRELASHYLDRVERLNPQLGAFITVTRDAALRRADEVAERVPRTAPLWGLPSGDKDLWMRAGVPTGFGSRAMADFVPETSDEIVETLDAAGAVSLGKTNAPEFGLPAYTESLAAPPARNPWNPELGAGGSSGGAAAAVASGMLPFAPGSDGGGSVRIPAAACGLVGLKPSRGLVPAGSGIASLAGLVVDGPIARTTTDAALLLDGMIAKRSDGAIDHHYTLRAPYDDDGPFLGTAVRGEGRFQLGVMTSSAWDGAYDITIAPEAMDALVTAAEAFDSMGHGLEDAELEPDDTYAPAFRTIWQAGAARIPAEGEVLDLLEPLTAWLVERGRALSARELSEALAALTAYERSFIRQLSSFDAVLTPAMAMTPRPVGWYDQEDGERNFAQQVQYTPFTSMLNVTGLPAVVLPISQTAEGLPMGVQLIGRPGGERTLLSLATQLEHRVRWQERRPPVW